In the Syntrophus aciditrophicus SB genome, GAGGAAAACTCCGGCTGAAAAGGCCGCATTAAGATTTAAGAGGTACACCCTACTACAAGGAGAGATTTATGGAGCTTGCAGATATTTTTGGTTCTAACGTATTCAGCGACAAGGTCATGAAAGGACGGCTGCCTAAGGAAGTTTATGATTCGTTGAAGGAAACGATCGAAAAAGACGTGCCGTTAAGGCCCGACATTGCCAATGTCGTTGCCAACGCCATGAAGGATTGGGCGGTCGAGAAAGGGGCGACCCATTATACCCACTGGTTCCAGCCCCTCACCGGAATTACCGGGGAGAAGCACGACTCGTTCCTCTCCCCGGCCGCCGATGGGAGCGGCATTGTTGAATTTTCCGGAAAGCAGCTGATTCAGGGAGAGCCGGACGCGTCATCCTTCCCGAGCGGCGGCCTGCGCACCACTTTCGAAGCAAGAGGCTACACCGCCTGGGACTGTACCTCGCCCGCTTTTCTCAAAGAAGACGAAAGCGGCAACGTCACCCTGACGATTCCCACCGCCTTCTACTCCTATTACGGCGAAGCCCTCGACAAGAAGACCCCCCTGCTGAGGTCCATGAAGGCGGTATCCAAGCAGGCCTTGCGGGTCCTGAAGGCCCTGGGCAATGTCACCGCCGCCCGGGTGATGTCTACCGTGGGTCCCGAGCAGGAGTATTTCCTGGTGGACAGGAAATTCTACCTGGAGCGCCTCGACCTGATGCTGGCGGGGAGAACCATTTTCGGCGCGCCCGCCCCCAAAGGCCAGGAACTGGAGGACCAGTATTTCGGCTGCATCAAGGACAGAGTCTCCGCGTATATGCACGACCTCAACGCCGAGCTGTGGAAAATGGGCATCACCTCCAAAACACAGCACAACGAGGTGGCGCCGACGCAGTACGAAATGGCCCCCCTTTATGACACGACGAACATCGCCGGCGACCATAATCAGCTCGCCATGGAAACCATGCAGAAGGTCGCCCTGCGTCATGACCTGGTGTGCCTGCTCCATGAAAAGCCCTATGCGGGCATTAACGGTTCCGGCAAACACAACAACTGGTCTCTCTCGACCGACGAAGGAGTCAATCTCCTTGATCCAGGCCATACGCCCGGTGAAAATGTCCAGTTCCTCTTATTCCTGAGCGCGCTGATCAAGGCGGTCGACACCCATGCCGACATCCTGAGAGCGACCTGCGCATCCGCAGGCAACGATCACCGTCTCGGCGCCAACGAAGCCCCGCCAGCCATTGTTTCCATCTTTATGGGAAAAGAAGTAACGGAAATCCTGGAGAAGCTTTCCAAAGGCGAGAAGGTTGCCGCGAAGGGAGCCCAGTATATGAAAGTCGGGGTGGATACCCTGCCCGAAATTCCCAAGGACAATACGGATCGCAACCGCACCTCTCCCTTTGCCTTCACGGGAAACAAGTTCGAATTCCGGATGGTGGGCTCGGCGCAGTCCATTGCGGGCGCGAATGTGACCTTGAATACCATCGCCGCCGAGGCCCTCGACGAAATCGCCACCCGTCTCGAAAAAGCCAGAGACAAGAATGCCGAGGCCGCGGCCGTCATCCGGGAAATCTATCAGAAGCACAGCCGCGTGATCTTCAATGGAAACAATTACAGCGAAGAATGGGTCAGGGAGGCGGAAAAACGGGGTCTGCCGAATGTGAGAAACTCCGTCGAC is a window encoding:
- a CDS encoding glutamine synthetase III; protein product: MELADIFGSNVFSDKVMKGRLPKEVYDSLKETIEKDVPLRPDIANVVANAMKDWAVEKGATHYTHWFQPLTGITGEKHDSFLSPAADGSGIVEFSGKQLIQGEPDASSFPSGGLRTTFEARGYTAWDCTSPAFLKEDESGNVTLTIPTAFYSYYGEALDKKTPLLRSMKAVSKQALRVLKALGNVTAARVMSTVGPEQEYFLVDRKFYLERLDLMLAGRTIFGAPAPKGQELEDQYFGCIKDRVSAYMHDLNAELWKMGITSKTQHNEVAPTQYEMAPLYDTTNIAGDHNQLAMETMQKVALRHDLVCLLHEKPYAGINGSGKHNNWSLSTDEGVNLLDPGHTPGENVQFLLFLSALIKAVDTHADILRATCASAGNDHRLGANEAPPAIVSIFMGKEVTEILEKLSKGEKVAAKGAQYMKVGVDTLPEIPKDNTDRNRTSPFAFTGNKFEFRMVGSAQSIAGANVTLNTIAAEALDEIATRLEKARDKNAEAAAVIREIYQKHSRVIFNGNNYSEEWVREAEKRGLPNVRNSVDALKAFVTDKAVNLFEKYEVLSRKELHSRYEIYIDTYSKQIHIEALVAIDMVRKQFLPAAMEYGTFLADSLSSFQSVSIGASVQEDLLKKLGALLSSSYKNLARLETAVAKAQGVSDCVRQAEAYRDRVIPVIQSLRGDIDAIETLVPGDMWPVPTYADLLFKL